Part of the Panicum virgatum strain AP13 chromosome 4N, P.virgatum_v5, whole genome shotgun sequence genome is shown below.
TGTTGTTTGTTATAATCGCctgtggtacgttcttgtgccTTTGCATAGTGTTTTATCCATATTCCATTCATAGCATGTCTTTTTCATGTCACTGCATCACACTAATGCATGCATCTCATTTTATGCATAGCATTTCTTGCACAATCATTGCATCATGCTAATTCTGGcatctcattcatgcattatagtgactgaaCCGTCAGAGAACGAACCCATagagcccaccgagtccgttgagTCTGAACCCGGAGTCCAGCTCGTGGTCGAGCCTGAAGTTAACCcgggcaagcagctaagcataattCCTTGCACCATCTAATTTGGCTAGCTTAGTTATCTCACTTGAGTAATattgggttatatatattatgtatgtattgtattcttgtacctactttgatgcaCTATCTTTCCTTGAATTGTTCAACCATGTCCTTGCCACACATTAGTCAGTTACTCACTTAACATGACTAAATACTGAGCTATGCTTAGAATAATCTTTTCGCTTACTACAAAGGATAGTTTGGAGTATGACACTtaccggttacccttgatcgcactggttcggtttAGTGGTAAGGGTTTGGTAtgatcgagattcgagcggaatggtagggcctagagaatgaaatcacatgggcatagtccgcttggatcgattaaggaccgagtggataatgtcggttttgagcacttttccgtgctaccacatatccaatataatggtatgaatgagccaattaccttctttgacttgatcattgaggcCCGGTCAcagatacgtggccaagggctatgcagggaggcttagtgtgtccccgggtggaactatgtgtaggaaagtttagagatgttccggtggaactaagtctccacacgcaagctgggcgtactctcaacggttgagccttattgggaacggttgacgcgagtaccctcttatccaactttagcgggttgggtgagtcgcatggtccttacGTCGTGTGgataaagtagtacacccttgcaagattataatcaattcgaattgccgcgctctcggttatgagtaAGCTCTTTATCTcatgaactcctcatagaaTTTCGATTATGATGAGAATGGTTCATGTTACAGCTATGATCAGTTATAGATTATCTTACTCTTAATCAACAAAAATTGGTTGGGGTTGGaaaagattaattaattctgataggtgatagtgtagagagctaatgcttataCAATAAATACTTaatcttaaagcttttacttgagccattgcatgatccttatttatttaatcgcgtaagtcttgcgagtaccttttgtactcaggttgctttctagacctagttgcaggtgagtcggaagtggtgttcggccacttctaccccgccgatcctggtgcgggggaggagtaggtcgttgaggctatgatggtgtccttgagcaagacacCATTATCTTAGGTATGTTTTTATCGTAGCCGAACTCCGTTAGAGTATGTAAATACAATAAATTTTAAGTTTCGGTTTAATATGTCTTTTGTGAGCCTAAGGCTTgtaaaggaagtttgaacccacctatatcgaacttgtaatattaaatgtataaaactgctctttgtgaaTCATCGGCAATGTACGTGCTTGTATaacggtacgtgtgcttaatcctgggcatgtggcaaacacataccgggactaccggatttgcggTCGTTTTAGGTGaattgtgttgattaagtgTCTCTAAGATGTGAATTAACACAAAATATGTATAGAGACGGACACATATTAATTTTCATCTTAataaattaatcaataattttcaTTTAAACCGAGTGCAAATTAGAGATTCTCACAGCGCGCGACCTCCCCTCCCCCACCGTCCGTGCGCCCGCCGCCACGTCGCACGCGGCCAGCAGCAGGCAGGCATCGCTCTCGCAGTCTCGCTCGCCCGCCGCCCCCTCGCTCCGGCGCGAACCGACGAAACGCCCCGTCGCCGTCCGCCCTCTCCTCGGCGCGGCACGGGCCCGACACGCCCGCACCGGCGCCCGGCACCACCCCGCAGTCCCGcacccgtcgccgtcgccatcgcgGCGCCACGCGACCCAGCCGCCCCGCGGGACCCCCACGGCACGTGTGCCCAGCCCCCGCCAGCCTCCGTTCCCGTCCGCAAGCCGCCGTCGTCCGCCAGCCGCGGcgctagttttttttctttctttgacaAAATTGGATCTAtactattaaaaaaattaatcttTAAATATATACCACTAAAAAATTTATGTATAGATATATAACATTAAAAAATGGGATGTTATAGCTACATACCATTCTGTTTGTGTACGTTACCTTCATTcgttagttttatttttttctttgccAATACAGATAATGAAGTTACAGTCTTGCCCTTAGCCCTTCCATCAGAACCTTCACGCAAGCACGGAAGGCCCCAGGCGCTCGGCCCTCTCCTCAACTTGCCCCCGCGCGAAGGGCTGGCGACCGGCGGCGACCTCCCAGGCGACACCTCTCCTCAGCGGCACGCTCTTCCGGCAGTGGTCGCCTCCTCCGTCCTGCCCTCTACAGTGCGTATCCTAGTTTGCTCTGTTCTGAATCTTATCAATTTTATTTGCAATTCATACCTAGTTTGCTGTTTTGTGAGGAGGCGCAGCTGGAGCACGCACAGCGGAGCACGCCGGTGCCCATGTGCTGCTTAGCGTGGAggtcgccgccgcgtcctccctCACCTCATGCGCCGTCGACTACCCCTCCgcgcagctcgcggcggcggcccccgtCGGCGCACGCTTTACGTTgtcgacggcagcagcagcttgcCGCTGCAGGCAGCCCCATTAGCGCACGTGGCCGTGGGAGTGAGCAGTGGTCGGCGGCAGTCGAGCAGGGGAGCGAGCAGCATCGCGCAAACGgaggagcgagcggcggcgcgtagGCGTTGGAGTGAGCAGCGGCcgtcgggcgggcggcgcgttgGCAGCAAGGGTAAAATGGTCATAGTTAATTTGGAGTTAACTTAGAGTTAGCAGAATCACCCTATTCGGCTGCACCAGCTgcagctgcggctgcggctgccgccgacgctgctgctgttgagcgATGGTGCGACTGTGGCGGGTATTGTTGTTGGTGAGCGCATAGCTGGACCGATGTAGAGCCACCTAACGGCTGCCTGCAGTTGGAATCAGCCCAGCCAGCTGCAAGTAGTGCAGCCGAACGGAGTGATTGATATATAGCTGTAGCATTCAATTTTTTTGATGGTATATATCTATACATAGATCTTTTAATGgtatatattttaaatttgGTTTTTTATGGTATAATCTAATTTTGCCTTCTTTTTAACCAACGGCCGCTGCCGCGGCGCGCCGCACAGCAGCGCCCGCCCACGAGCacgggccttgtttggtttgacAATAAAACTAGTGCGCACGTTTTTCGAaaagagaatctcgcatgcatgaagtactaaatggagtccatttgcaaaatctttttaggtatgtgtgtaacttttcgcgacgaatctaatgacggtaattaatcgatgattagctaTAGTGATGGTACAGTAACCATTTTCTAATCGCGCGGtaaaagacctcattagattctttagagTCACTAGCGCGGAGATtctaaaattagttttgtaaacagATTTTGTTTGACATCGTAATTAGTGGTTAAAGTTATTACTATTTCTAGCACACTATAATTATAACACGAACCAAACAAGACCACGACCCTGCCGTGCGGCTGCTGGCCGCTTGCTTCAGGAGCGCCCCCCCCCCGAATTtttttaacctatttttcaattttattttaaaaataacccaCCTGGATATATATTTGCATATCTAATTTTTTTGGTCGCGCCGGTCTGAGTGGCGTGACAAAAACacgctgtcgcgccacatgcattaGCGTGACAAGATGTGCCGTGTTGGCACGCTTCGGAGCGCTCGGAAGGGGTCTGCCAGCTCATATTCCATGTGTCAaccttgtcacgccactccCACCGGCGTGACAGTACAGCCTTGTCACGCCACCCCTGCTGGCGTGACAAGGTCTGACTTTAGAAAAATAATATCTTTTTTCATACAAACTTGGatggagatgatttttatacgaaaattgtagctctcaacgagatctacaactttgtagttttgaatttttttcatttaaagtcattAAGATGGTTAAATAATTGATTTAAATTTTTGACAGCATATTAAGCGCTTTATCTCTATCGTATCATCTCTAACTTGACATGTTTATCATAGTTCTATAAATTAAGTTATATATAATGtttgatatatgaaataatatggaataaataataatagttcgataagagatacaatgagaaatcaaactatATCATTCTTGTGTATGAAATATAATGCAACACCCTAAATATTGATTATAGCTATAAGCTAGATCAagtatttttttgaaagattaagatcttaaaatatgataacagtttgaaaaagataCAAATGTGTAAGTTTTATACTATTAATTAAGTGGTTTAGATGAAATGAGTATTTTATTGTTCTCTATCTTATGGCCTTTTTTCACTGTATCTCATTTGGTCAGCGCAACGCTTATCGATTGCACTGCTTGGTTTGGCTAGCCAAGATCATCGCTCGAGGTGCCTCCATGGTCCCATCactctagatatatattatattaataagtAAGTGTTgttatagaaaaaaaagagtcaccacgttcgtcgagagggtctagaaatttatATATTAATCTAAAAAGGAGAAGGATTTACACAATTGGATTTTACAAATAACTAATGATCTAAACTGACTCAAGAGGCCATATCATATACAATTGAAAAATATCTAATTTCATAATtaaagaattaaaaaaaattagaatataATTATAGAGTCCATGCCGAATACAAAAATTCGTCAGACTTTCCCACCCAATCAAGACTACGCCGTATGACACATCTAATGGGGATCAAAACAGGTTGATCCTGATAGATGGAAGTAAAATGATGGGGTCAAAACAACATAATATATGGATGCAAAAGAATGACACAATTATTGATTGTTTTATATGCTTATTTGTATATGGGCTTCCAACAATGTCAGGGACCGTAAGAAATTCGGCACAACGGTAGTAGAGAAGTCTCCATACAGGTGGTGGTGGCAAAACGGCTGTACATATGCACATGTAACTTCGGAGTTGATTTGTACAAAATAGATATAATGTATATGCACGTAATTTGATAGGCAATGTGAAAATATGTATAATAAGACTTAGTGATGTATAGTGGTTGAAGAACAAATTCTAGAAGAACAAATAAAATAGCCTCCTACAACAAAGTAtttataataaaaaaacaaaacatagCAAAACTAACCACGCTATTAGCATGGACCAACTCACAAGTTAAAGCTATAATTAATAATAGCTAGAGTGTTGAATTATATTCCGTACTCAATGATGATatagtttgatttctcattgtatctcttatcgaattattattatttagtccatattatttcatatatcaaacattatatagaacttaatttgtagaaccatgataaacatgtcaagttagagatgatccgatagagataaagtgcttaatatgctgtcaaaagtttaaatcaattatttaaccattttaatgacttcaaatgaaaaaactcaaaactacaaagttgtagatctcgttgaaagctacaatttttgtataaaaatcatctccatccgagttcgtatgaaaAAGATATTATTTTTCTAAAGTCAGACCTTGTCACGCCAGCGCGGGTGACGTGACAAGGCTGTACTGTCACGCCGGTGGGAGTGGCGTGACAAGATTGACACGTGAAATATGAGCTGGCAGACCCCTTCCGAGCGCTCTGAAGCGTGCCAACGTGACACATCTTATCAcgccaatgcatgtggcgcgacaatGTGTTTTTGTCACGCCACGCAGACCGGCATGACCAAAAGGGTTAGATATGCAAATATATATCCGGAtgagttatttttaaaataaaattgaaaaataggttaaaaataaaaaaaatattcacaCGCTCGCGCGCCGCGGCCATTAGTTTACTCCGCCCCTGCCGCGGCCAGCGCCAGCCGCGCAGCGCGCCCCGCCCGCCGTCCCCATTTTTAAAGGGTTATTTACAATTTCGAACTATACCCTCAAACATGCCATTTTATACGTATTTGATTCTCCTGGACCCACGTGCAGGCTCTGGTATTTTCGTATGGACCAAAATGCCCCTGCTTCCTCTCCACCCTCCACTCACTTACTTCTGGGCCCCACATGTTAGCTTCTTCTTCTATCCTTTCTTCCCTAGCCGCTGTCGCCGCCCTCCACCCCCAGCGTGCACCCCCGGCCCTGTGCGCGCACCCCGGCCGCGTTgtcggaggtggagaagacGGCGGTCGTCGGAGCGGCGCCGGAGAGTCCGCCCGCCTCGCACGCGAGGTGGCGCGGGTACTTGACGACTGTCGCGCCTCTCTCGCCGTGCACCAACGGAAGCTACGGGAGCTCGCGGCGATCTTCGCCACCCTTGGAGGCAGCGGCTACTTCCTCTCCGCTTTTCTGCGTCGCTGTCACGCCGCTCTTCGAGCTCGCTCGCCGGTCCGTGGGATCCGGCCGCGTCGCCTGCTTCGTCGTCGCGGCCGAgcggggcggggccggcgcggcCGAGCAGGGCGGGCGTgcgcggagcggagcggcggcgcacggggcaAGCGCAAAATGGCGAGGCCGCGTGGAGCAGCAACGACGCAGGGCCAGCGCGGAGCCAGAGAGCTCGAGGAGGGGATAATCACGAGTTTGATGGTGTCTCGCGGGATGAGCTACTTGCCGAACCAGAACATTTGGGTTGGGCTTGCCGAACACGGACCTCATGGTCGCCTCCAGCGCCACCATGGCACGGCGGCTCCGGCCAGTTCCAGCGGAGGCGGGAGCGTGCGAGCTCCCTCGGCAGCGCAGGCGAGCCCTGGGGCCACGCCGTTCGGGGTCCACGCCCGCGCTCCACCGCGCCGTTCCGGGTCCGCGCCCGAGCTCGGCGTCCTCCATCGCCAGCGCCCCTCCGCCCCGCCGTGCCGAGCTAGCCCATGCGGAGCCCCTCCTCCCAGATccgcccgcgctcgccggcgctgcGGCCCCGCGCTCTCCCGCGCTGCGGACCCCGCGCTCTCCCGCGCTCTCCCGCGCTGCGGACACGCCCGCTCCTCGCCTCCGCGAGCAGAGGAGGGCGAGTCCGGCGGGCGAGcagaggagggcggcgccggcggggaggcgctCGTGGAGGAGGGAGGATGGAGCAGGCACGCGGAGGGAGGACTCACCGGCGTCGGGGAGGTTGAGGGCGCGGGCTCGCCCCCCCAGGAGGCAGGTGCAGGCGCCGTCGTGGGGATGAAGAAgagcagaggaaggagaagaatagATGGTGGaaggggatgacatgtggggtcccGATGTCAGTGAGTGGAGAGAGAGGATTACAACAAGGGTATTTTGGTCTATACGATAATACGGACGTCTGATTGTGGGCCCAAGGTCGTCGAAAACGTAGAAAATGGCATGTTTGAGGGTTCAaacgaattgtaatggcatcgtTCGGAATAGGTGAATTGTAGTGGTATAATTTAGAAGTTGCACAATTATAATGGCATACATCAAATTAACTTTTTTTAAACCCCGCTTGTCTCCCTCCTCCGCCTTCCCTCCCTCGCGTCCCAGTCCCAGCTCCGCACCTCCACCACCCACGTGCCTCGGCGAGCGGGAGCACGCGCGGAGTGACAGCCGGGACGCGGAGGCCTGGtagcggctgctgccgcgggagaggcggcggtggaggcttcACAGCGCGCCTGAGTCGAGGCGCTGCTGATGAGCCGGCGCCccggcacggcggcgacggtgtgGCGGTGGGCAGCGAAGATTCACTCGGCGGATTCACGCGGGTGCTCGCCTTGCGCCTCAGCTGATCCCGAATTTTGTACTCCGACCTGCGCCTTGCCGCTCACTTTGGCCAGAAAGGGCGCGCCTTCCTAGCAAGTACCTGCTACTAGTTCATAAAAGCTGGTGGTGGGCTGTGGGAGAAGGTGGGGGTGGATATTCGCGTGTCCGGACAAGGGATTCGGATCAGGATCTCGCGAGATGAAGGATCAGGGATCGGGTGGCGTCACGCCCAGCCCAGCGGAAGGTGAGATTTCCCTTGCTCATGTCTGCTGTACTTTGCTTGCAGTCCAATTTCTGGTGGATTTATTGCATTCATCTTAAGCATTGCTGAATTCAGCATCTTGTCATGATTCATGGGCCATCACCAATTCACCATTCAGGTGTCTGGCAATCTCAGTTGGTCCTAGTCGTTGCCTATGGCTAATTGCAACGAAATTTAGTTCATGAATTCTCTTTTCTCAACTTGGGATGCAATACGTGTAATAATTAGTAGTTCTCGGTTTGCAAAGCAGGGGATAAGAAACCCATCAACTCGGAGCTGTGGCATGCTTGTGCCGGCCCCCTGGTGTCGTTGCCGCCCGTGGGCAGCCTCGTCGTGTACTTCCCACAGGGCCATAGCGAACAGGTGCTGGATTTGTCAGTTTACTGAAGGACTGAGCTGAgtcatgtaattatttctgtTACATTTCTTGTTCTGGTAATTCTTTTTTAGGTTGCTGCTTCGATGCATAAGGAGCTGGACACCATCCCCAGCTACCCATCTCTGCCTTCTAAGTTGATATGCAAGCTTCTAAGTCTCACCTTACATGTATGTCAATGCTAGTTCCCCACTTAGTTTAGCTGTATCtgcttttttctttcctttttatgTTTCACTAATTGGGCACTTGGAACATATTTCTTGTGCAGGCAGATTCTGAAACGGATGAAGTTTATGCCCAGATGACACTTCAGCCTGTTAACAAAGTATGTGAGCATTATTTTGGAAAAGTTATTTCTTTGTTAATTTCTTCAATGGAAGTGAAATATTTCTTTCTCAATGCTACTAGTATGATCGAGACGCAATGCTGGCATCCGAACTGGGCctgaaacaaaacaaacaaccgGCAGAATTCTTTTGCAAGACGTTGACAGCAAGCGACACAAGTTCACATGGGGGATTCTCAGTGCCACGCCGAGCAGCAGAGAAGATATTTCCACCACTAGTATGTAAAGTTTCTTCATAacattggaattttttggaTGGATTTCTGAATTTATCAGATGCAATAAGTACCTCCCTTACCAGGGTAACCTGTTCGATAGGACTTTACGATGCAACCACCAGCCCAAGAACTCATTGCCAAGGATCTGCATGATATTTCATGGAAATTCCGACACATTTATCGAGGTACAGAAAATTGCCAAGCACTCAAATAATATGTGCACATGAACTTTGTGCTGTATAATAAATTGTTATGAAGCTATGTCTCACTGTCAGAATTTCATGGATCAATCGTTTACATTTGGTCCTTTGCAATTATTCACCATTCTTTTTGTCCGTGAAAATTTTCAATCAGAAGCATTATGTACATATCACTGTTCTTTATCTGCACATGCAGGTCAACCAAAGAGGCATCTTTTGACTACTGGTTGGAGTGTCTTCGTCAGTACAAAGAGGCTTTTAGCTGGTGATTCAGTTCTCTTTATAAGGTAAATATCCTCAATATTAGACATTGAAAAAGATATATGTGTCGCTAAACAATTACAGAAAACATGGTTcctactttttttttccagggatgAGAAATCTCAGCTTCTCTTAGGCATACGTCGTGCTAGCAGACCCCAACCAGCTCTGTCATCATCAGTTTTATCAAGTGACAGCATGCACATTGGAATTCTGGCAGCTGCAGCCCATGCTGCAGCAAATAGTAGTCCATTTACTATTTTCTATAATCCAAGGTATTTTAGTTGTTAATTGTATCGTATAAGCTTTTTCTGCCAATAGTCAGGCTAATGAATCATACTATTCTTTGGATAGGGCAAGCCCATCAGAATTTGTAATCCCTTTAGCAAAATACAATAAGGCTTTGTATACGCAAGTCTCCCTTGGCATGCGATTCAGAATGCTCTTTGAGACAGAGGATTCAGGGGTAAGAAGATATATGGGCACGATCACAGGGATTGGCGACTTGGATCCAATCCGGTGGAAGAATTCTCATTGGCGAAACCTTCAGGTTTGccattcatctttttttttaattctgcAGCGACATCCATTTAATTCAGCTACGTCTAGTAAAAAGTTAGCTGTGTCAACAAGTGAAGTTGCACTACCCTGATGCTATAAATATTTTTGATAAGATTTGCCTAACACTATATGGAAATGATATTCGAAGACTAGCATAAAGGATAGTAGCTTCATCTGATTTCATCTATCTTTTCCACTTTAGGTTGGTTGGGATGAATCAACAGCATCTGAGAGGCGCACTCGTGTTTCAATATGGGAGATTGAACCCGTCGCTACACCATTTTATATATGCCCACCGCCATTTTTCAGGCCAAAACTTCCTAAGCAGCCTGGAATGCCAGGTACAGATAATGCGATATCATGGTTTCTACCTTACGGGAAAATAATGCAATACGTGGACAGTCTCAAATTTTGGCCTTCTAATCCCTTTTTAGTTCGGTTTTTTCTTTGCATTTGTTAAACCAATTGACTGTCATGTGCCACATTGTATCCTTATGTTGGAGAAGATCTATTTCGTGAATTTGTCCATACTCTTTCTTGTGTATAACCTTGACGCATCAACAATTAGCAAGTGTGGGCTACTTGTTGATGATCCTTGATATAAGTTGCATAGACATGGAAATTCCCTTTCATGAACTTAGTTCTTCTTCCTTATGTATAAGCTAGACCTCAACTGTGAGCAAGCATAGTGGGCTTATGTTGATCCTTTTGTTGGACTTATTTATTGTTCATGTATCTATTATTTGCACCTTTCCATTTTTCTGAAGATATATTGTCCTTCTGTAAAATGAATCTTGCAGATGATGAGAATGAGGTTGAAAGTGCTTTCAAAAGAGCGATGCCGTGGCTTGCTGATGACTTCGCTTTGAAAGATGTCCAAAATGCATTATTTCCAGGCCTGAGCCTAGTTCAATGGATGGCCATGCAGCAAAATCCTCAGATGCTAACAGCTGGTGCCCCTTCTGTACAGTCTCAATACTTGACCTCTAATGCACTGGGTATGCAGGATGGGATTGGCAATGTCAATGAAGATCCAGCAAAAAGATTGAGTATGCAGGCCCAAAATATTGGCTTACCTAATTTACAGGCTGGTACAAAAGTGGACCACCCTGCACTTACTTCATtagctcagcagcagcagcagccgcaccaTGTATTGCAACAGCAGCAGGTCCAACCACTGCAGCAAAGTTCTACGATTCTTCAGCAACAGCAAGCCCAGCTGTTGCAGCAGAATGCCATTCacttgcagcagcagcaagaacaaCTCCAACGGCAACAGTCACAGCCACCACAGCAGTTGAAGGCTCCTGCATCTCTTCAGCCAATGGACCAGCACAAGCTGAAAGAGCAACAGCCTCCAGGTGGACAAGCTGTCTCGCAAGCACAATTGTTAAACCAGATTTTGCAACCGTCGTCCTCTCAGCTTCAACAGCTGGGTTTACCCAAATCACCTACACAACGGCCAGGGTTACCAGGTTTAACAACCATGGGTTCTTTGCCTCAACCACAATTAACTCAGAGTCCACAGCTGCAACAAACAGCTGAATACCAGCAGGCACTCCTACAAAGTCAACAACCCCAGCTACAACAACTATCACAATcagagctgcagctgcagctgcttcAAAAGattcaacaacaaaatttacttTCTCAGCTGAACTCACAGCATCAGTCCCAGCTGATCCAACAATTATCTCAGAAAAGCCAGGAAATTCTCCAACAACAAGTTCTTCAACATCAGTTAGGTGGCGCTGATGCTATGGGCCAGCTCAAGCATTTGCAACAAACACCTTTGAACCACATGACAGGATCCATGACACCCCAGCAACTTGTAAGATCACACTCAGCACTTGTTGAGAGCGAAGAACCATCCAGCTCAACAGTTCCGTCTGGCAGTCGTGTCTCTCCAATAAATTCATTGAGTAGAGCTCAGCAAGGAAGCAGAAATTTGCCTGAGATACCATCAACGCCACATATTGAGCACCTACTTCAGGAAATTCAAAGTAAGTCAGATAATCGAATCAAGAATGATATACAAGGTAGTAAAGAAACAGTCCATGCACCTAGTCGGCATCCAGCTTCAGATCAACTTGACGCATCATCTACGACCTCCTTTTGTTTAGATGAGAGCCCACGAGAAGGTTTTTCCTTTCCTCCAGTTTGTTTGGATAGCAATGCTCAAGTTGATCCAAGAGATAACTTTCTTATTGCAGAAAATGTGGATACATTAATGCCTGATGCCCTGCTGTCAAGAGGGATGTCTTCAGGAAAGGGTATATGCAATCTACCTTCTGGACAAAGGGATCATAGGGATGTGGAGAACGAGCTATCCTctgctgcattcagctcccaGTCATTTGGTGTGCCTGACATGTCTTTTAAGCCTGGATGTTCAAGTGATGTAGCTGTTGCTGATGGTGGAATGGCAAGCCAAGGTTTGTGGAACAGTCAAACACAACGGATGAGAACTTTCACTAAGGTTAGTTACTTGGTAACACTTACCTAAGAATGCACGTACTGTGCATACCTATAATCTATATATTGAGCCCGTGCTCTCAACGCCATCAACTAGTCTAATATTCTCTTAGAAGCATTTTTGATGCATTTATAAAAATTGATCTTCttatgcatattttttttaaatagtaGTTTGGACATGTTCCTGCAAATTCATGAGAAACTCTATGAACTGATATGGAGGTGTTATGAATACTAGTGCAGTTCTTAGTTTGGCACAGAAAGTTGCTTTTGTGACATTAAGGAATACATATATATTTGCATGCTATGAGTTTACTTTCCAGCGTTCCATAAATGGGATAAATTGTTCCCTGACGTAGGGTGCATGTAGCTAAAAACTCCAATAATGAAGATATGTACTACTTAGGTTTACGATAATATTTTCGGTCTCCAACTCTTTTTTTGGTCTTGGCTGAATACGGTGCTATATTTGACTCGGTTATTCCTATGCGCCAAGCTGATATGTAAGGGCGCACTTGTCCATTAATCGCACACTGACCTTTTATAACTACCTTTAGCTTACGTTACATGTCCAATCATCTTGTTTTGAAGGTTCAAAAACGTGGATCTGTGGGGAGATCAATTGATATAACACGATACCGAGGTTATGAGGATCTCCGGCATGATCTCGCATGCATGTTTGGTATTCAAGGGCAGCTTGAAGATCCCTACAGAACGGATTGGAAACTGGTCTATGTTGATCATGAAAATGACATCCTACTTGTTGGGGATGACCCCTGGGAGTAAGTTCTTCTCTTCCTTTCATATCTTTGGTGCCGTGCCATCCGTACCAtgatgttttttcttttttttttaaaaaaaaact
Proteins encoded:
- the LOC120669944 gene encoding auxin response factor 16 isoform X4, which translates into the protein MQPPAQELIAKDLHDISWKFRHIYRGQPKRHLLTTGWSVFVSTKRLLAGDSVLFIRDEKSQLLLGIRRASRPQPALSSSVLSSDSMHIGILAAAAHAAANSSPFTIFYNPRASPSEFVIPLAKYNKALYTQVSLGMRFRMLFETEDSGVRRYMGTITGIGDLDPIRWKNSHWRNLQVGWDESTASERRTRVSIWEIEPVATPFYICPPPFFRPKLPKQPGMPDDENEVESAFKRAMPWLADDFALKDVQNALFPGLSLVQWMAMQQNPQMLTAGAPSVQSQYLTSNALGMQDGIGNVNEDPAKRLSMQAQNIGLPNLQAGTKVDHPALTSLAQQQQQPHHVLQQQQVQPLQQSSTILQQQQAQLLQQNAIHLQQQQEQLQRQQSQPPQQLKAPASLQPMDQHKLKEQQPPGGQAVSQAQLLNQILQPSSSQLQQLGLPKSPTQRPGLPGLTTMGSLPQPQLTQSPQLQQTAEYQQALLQSQQPQLQQLSQSELQLQLLQKIQQQNLLSQLNSQHQSQLIQQLSQKSQEILQQQVLQHQLGGADAMGQLKHLQQTPLNHMTGSMTPQQLVRSHSALVESEEPSSSTVPSGSRVSPINSLSRAQQGSRNLPEIPSTPHIEHLLQEIQSKSDNRIKNDIQGSKETVHAPSRHPASDQLDASSTTSFCLDESPREGFSFPPVCLDSNAQVDPRDNFLIAENVDTLMPDALLSRGMSSGKGICNLPSGQRDHRDVENELSSAAFSSQSFGVPDMSFKPGCSSDVAVADGGMASQGLWNSQTQRMRTFTKVQKRGSVGRSIDITRYRGYEDLRHDLACMFGIQGQLEDPYRTDWKLVYVDHENDILLVGDDPWEEFVSCVKSIKILSSAEVQQMSLDGDLGCIPPQAQACSASDDANAWRA
- the LOC120669944 gene encoding auxin response factor 16 isoform X3, which produces MQASKSHLTYSETDEVYAQMTLQPVNKYDRDAMLASELGLKQNKQPAEFFCKTLTASDTSSHGGFSVPRRAAEKIFPPLDFTMQPPAQELIAKDLHDISWKFRHIYRGQPKRHLLTTGWSVFVSTKRLLAGDSVLFIRDEKSQLLLGIRRASRPQPALSSSVLSSDSMHIGILAAAAHAAANSSPFTIFYNPRASPSEFVIPLAKYNKALYTQVSLGMRFRMLFETEDSGVRRYMGTITGIGDLDPIRWKNSHWRNLQVGWDESTASERRTRVSIWEIEPVATPFYICPPPFFRPKLPKQPGMPDDENEVESAFKRAMPWLADDFALKDVQNALFPGLSLVQWMAMQQNPQMLTAGAPSVQSQYLTSNALGMQDGIGNVNEDPAKRLSMQAQNIGLPNLQAGTKVDHPALTSLAQQQQQPHHVLQQQQVQPLQQSSTILQQQQAQLLQQNAIHLQQQQEQLQRQQSQPPQQLKAPASLQPMDQHKLKEQQPPGGQAVSQAQLLNQILQPSSSQLQQLGLPKSPTQRPGLPGLTTMGSLPQPQLTQSPQLQQTAEYQQALLQSQQPQLQQLSQSELQLQLLQKIQQQNLLSQLNSQHQSQLIQQLSQKSQEILQQQVLQHQLGGADAMGQLKHLQQTPLNHMTGSMTPQQLVRSHSALVESEEPSSSTVPSGSRVSPINSLSRAQQGSRNLPEIPSTPHIEHLLQEIQSKSDNRIKNDIQGSKETVHAPSRHPASDQLDASSTTSFCLDESPREGFSFPPVCLDSNAQVDPRDNFLIAENVDTLMPDALLSRGMSSGKGICNLPSGQRDHRDVENELSSAAFSSQSFGVPDMSFKPGCSSDVAVADGGMASQGLWNSQTQRMRTFTKVQKRGSVGRSIDITRYRGYEDLRHDLACMFGIQGQLEDPYRTDWKLVYVDHENDILLVGDDPWEEFVSCVKSIKILSSAEVQQMSLDGDLGCIPPQAQACSASDDANAWRA